A window from Streptomyces sp. NBC_00299 encodes these proteins:
- a CDS encoding DUF3152 domain-containing protein: MGRHSRRGSAAKPKRDTADTTARQDSRGAQPEPGTAQRGTSVPGPGPGRPPGARPPGPAPGAGPSGPPQSGGPGGGRRVPGPPPGRQGMPAGGGPGYGGRGFPDGTPAQGVPRLPDGTPAHGFPRFPDGTPAHGFPRFPDGTPAHGVPRIADGTPAHGTPQARAGHPEQRESGGGWGELRGRAGVAYGAPAAAGAPPATGVPVPRPRRAAPSEGPRQDYLEAFEGDGDVDVFAPRTTETAHASDSYASDPYASVTEWDTRTGGGAADDTGTQAGSDGDDDAPPTGEPVAARGSKGRTFSGIAAAAVVTVLAVVVAGQVAKGREDGDVQSQSATDQGRDARDSASRGDGRPTPDAPNAPAPLTYEQKMGETYALSAKLKGPGRFDAVPGIAKAPGKGQKYTYRVDVEQGLGLDGELFAEAVQKTLNDDRSWAHNGARTFERIYSGKPDFVITLASPGTTADWCAKSGLDTTVDNVSCDSASTERVMINAYRWAQGSETYGDRIHEYRQMLINHEVGHRLGYSHVTCDKDGELAPVMQQQTKFLDHDGIRCRANPWMYPGS; the protein is encoded by the coding sequence GTGGGACGCCACAGCAGGCGCGGGTCCGCCGCCAAGCCCAAGCGCGACACCGCGGACACAACCGCACGACAGGATTCCCGGGGGGCACAGCCCGAGCCGGGCACGGCCCAGCGGGGGACGTCCGTGCCGGGTCCGGGGCCCGGTCGGCCTCCGGGTGCCCGACCGCCGGGTCCGGCACCGGGCGCGGGCCCGAGCGGCCCGCCGCAGTCCGGCGGACCCGGCGGCGGTCGCCGGGTGCCTGGGCCGCCGCCCGGCCGGCAGGGGATGCCCGCGGGTGGAGGTCCGGGGTACGGAGGGCGCGGCTTCCCCGACGGCACGCCCGCGCAGGGGGTCCCGAGGCTGCCCGACGGCACGCCTGCTCACGGCTTTCCGAGGTTCCCCGACGGCACGCCCGCACATGGTTTCCCGAGGTTCCCCGACGGCACCCCGGCCCACGGCGTGCCCCGTATCGCCGACGGTACGCCCGCCCATGGCACCCCCCAGGCCCGTGCCGGCCACCCCGAGCAGCGTGAATCCGGCGGTGGCTGGGGCGAGTTGAGGGGGCGTGCCGGTGTTGCGTACGGCGCTCCCGCGGCGGCCGGTGCCCCGCCCGCGACCGGTGTTCCCGTGCCGCGGCCCCGGCGGGCAGCGCCGTCCGAAGGGCCCCGGCAGGACTACCTGGAGGCCTTCGAGGGCGACGGGGACGTCGACGTCTTCGCGCCGCGTACGACCGAGACCGCGCACGCCTCCGACTCGTACGCCTCCGACCCGTATGCCTCCGTCACCGAATGGGACACCAGGACCGGCGGCGGTGCCGCGGACGACACCGGGACACAGGCCGGCAGCGACGGCGACGACGACGCCCCGCCGACCGGCGAGCCTGTGGCGGCGAGGGGCTCCAAGGGCCGGACCTTCTCCGGCATCGCCGCTGCCGCCGTCGTCACCGTGCTGGCCGTCGTCGTCGCCGGTCAGGTCGCGAAGGGGCGGGAGGACGGCGACGTACAGTCGCAGTCCGCCACCGATCAGGGGCGGGACGCCCGCGACTCGGCCTCGCGCGGCGACGGGCGGCCGACGCCGGACGCGCCGAATGCGCCGGCGCCGCTGACGTACGAGCAGAAGATGGGCGAGACGTACGCGCTCAGCGCCAAGCTCAAGGGCCCGGGCAGGTTCGACGCGGTCCCGGGGATCGCCAAGGCGCCCGGCAAGGGGCAGAAGTACACCTACCGCGTGGACGTGGAGCAGGGACTCGGGCTCGACGGCGAACTCTTCGCCGAGGCCGTGCAGAAGACGCTCAACGACGACCGGAGCTGGGCGCACAATGGCGCCCGTACCTTCGAGCGCATCTACTCCGGCAAGCCGGATTTCGTGATCACGCTGGCCAGCCCCGGTACGACGGCCGACTGGTGTGCCAAGTCCGGTCTGGACACCACAGTCGACAATGTGTCGTGCGACTCCGCCTCCACCGAGCGCGTCATGATCAATGCGTACAGATGGGCACAAGGGTCCGAGACATACGGTGATCGCATCCACGAGTACCGGCAGATGCTGATCAACCACGAGGTCGGTCACCGGCTCGGCTACTCCCATGTGACCTGCGACAAGGATGGCGAGCTGGCCCCGGTCATGCAGCAGCAGACCAAGTTCCTCGACCACGACGGGATCCGCTGCCGGGCCAACCCCTGGATGTATCCCGGGAGTTGA
- a CDS encoding alpha/beta fold hydrolase, producing MSSTELPSAPAANVLPKVATVRVAEGERLRSVGLPGITLTVRSRPPAREGLPPALYVHGLGGSSQNWSALMELLEGEVDCEAVDLPGFGDSPPPDDGDYSITAHARAVIRYLDASGRGPVHLFGNSLGGAVTTRVAAVRPDLVRTLTLVSPALPELRVQRSAVPTALLSVPGVTSLFTRLTKQWTAEQRVRGVMHLCYGDPERVTPEGFSNAVQEMNRRLQLPYFWDAMTRSARGLVNAYTLGGQHALWRQAERVLAPTLLIYGGRDQLVGYRMRSKAARAFRDSRLLSLPDAGHVAMMEYPEVVARAFGELLAETAETAETAESEAAGGAGAAGRSAGGAGAAASGEGAMTEISGS from the coding sequence ATGTCTTCGACCGAGCTCCCGTCAGCGCCGGCCGCCAATGTGCTCCCCAAGGTGGCGACCGTCAGGGTCGCCGAGGGGGAGCGGCTGCGGTCGGTCGGGCTGCCCGGGATCACGCTGACGGTGCGGTCGAGGCCGCCCGCGCGCGAGGGGCTGCCGCCCGCGCTGTACGTGCACGGACTCGGCGGTTCCTCGCAGAACTGGTCGGCGCTGATGGAACTGCTGGAGGGCGAGGTCGACTGTGAGGCCGTCGACCTGCCGGGCTTCGGCGACTCGCCACCGCCGGACGACGGCGACTACTCGATCACCGCGCACGCACGCGCGGTGATTCGCTATCTCGACGCCTCCGGCCGTGGCCCCGTACACCTCTTCGGCAACTCGCTCGGCGGCGCGGTCACCACGCGCGTCGCCGCCGTACGCCCGGACCTGGTCCGTACGCTCACGCTCGTGTCGCCCGCCCTGCCGGAGCTCCGTGTCCAGCGCAGCGCCGTGCCCACCGCGCTGCTCTCCGTGCCCGGAGTGACCTCGCTGTTCACCCGGCTCACCAAGCAGTGGACGGCGGAGCAGCGGGTCCGTGGCGTGATGCACCTCTGCTACGGCGACCCCGAGCGGGTGACGCCGGAAGGCTTCAGCAATGCCGTCCAGGAGATGAACCGGCGGCTTCAACTGCCCTACTTCTGGGACGCGATGACGCGTTCCGCGCGCGGGCTGGTCAACGCCTACACGCTGGGCGGCCAGCACGCGCTGTGGCGCCAGGCCGAGCGGGTACTGGCTCCGACGCTGCTCATCTACGGCGGCCGGGACCAGCTCGTCGGCTACCGCATGCGCAGCAAGGCTGCGCGCGCCTTCCGCGACTCCCGCCTGCTGAGCCTGCCGGATGCCGGGCACGTGGCGATGATGGAGTACCCGGAGGTGGTCGCCCGCGCGTTCGGTGAACTCCTTGCGGAGACAGCGGAGACAGCGGAGACGGCAGAGTCGGAGGCCGCTGGGGGTGCCGGGGCCGCGGGACGGAGTGCGGGTGGAGCCGGGGCCGCTGCGAGCGGCGAGGGCGCCATGACCGAGATCTCGGGGAGCTGA
- a CDS encoding TetR/AcrR family transcriptional regulator, which produces MTAIEQTEAARPRGTRLPRRARRNQLLGAAQEVFVAQGYHAAAMDDIAERAGVSKPVLYQHFPGKLDLYLALLDQHCESLIQSVRHALASTTDNKQRVRATMDAYFAYVEDDGGAFRLVFESDLTNEPAVRERVDKVTNECAEAICEVIAEDTGLSRAESMLLASGLGGLAQVVARSWLHSDRSVPRDQAVQLLTSLAWRGIAGFPLHGTEHH; this is translated from the coding sequence GTGACAGCCATCGAGCAGACAGAGGCGGCACGCCCGCGGGGCACTCGCCTGCCGCGCCGTGCCCGACGGAACCAGCTGCTGGGCGCCGCCCAGGAAGTGTTCGTCGCGCAGGGCTACCACGCTGCAGCGATGGACGACATCGCCGAGCGCGCCGGCGTCAGCAAGCCGGTGCTCTACCAGCACTTCCCGGGCAAGCTCGATCTGTACCTCGCGCTGCTGGACCAGCACTGTGAGTCCCTGATCCAGTCCGTACGGCACGCGCTCGCGTCGACGACCGACAACAAGCAGCGTGTACGGGCGACGATGGACGCGTACTTCGCGTACGTCGAGGACGACGGCGGCGCGTTCCGCCTGGTCTTCGAGTCGGACCTGACCAACGAGCCGGCCGTGCGCGAGCGCGTCGACAAGGTCACGAACGAGTGCGCCGAGGCGATCTGCGAGGTCATCGCCGAGGACACCGGCCTCTCCCGCGCGGAGTCGATGCTGCTCGCCTCCGGCCTCGGCGGTCTGGCCCAGGTCGTGGCCCGCTCCTGGCTGCACAGCGACCGCAGCGTGCCGCGCGACCAGGCGGTGCAGCTGCTGACGTCCCTGGCCTGGCGTGGCATCGCCGGCTTCCCGCTGCACGGCACCGAGCACCACTGA
- a CDS encoding DUF3107 domain-containing protein yields MEVKIGVQHAPREIVLESGQSAEEVERAVSEALAGKSQLLTLVDEHGRKVLVPAERLAYVELGEPAPRKVGFGAL; encoded by the coding sequence GTGGAGGTCAAGATCGGCGTGCAGCACGCGCCCCGCGAGATCGTTCTGGAGAGCGGTCAGAGTGCCGAGGAGGTCGAGCGGGCGGTGTCCGAGGCGCTGGCCGGAAAGTCACAGCTGCTGACCCTCGTGGACGAGCACGGCCGCAAGGTCCTGGTCCCGGCAGAGCGTCTTGCGTACGTGGAGCTCGGCGAGCCGGCCCCGCGCAAGGTGGGCTTCGGCGCGCTGTAA
- a CDS encoding ferritin-like fold-containing protein: protein MRFMTTPDNTPDASDTADSAVETGGTVAHTGVAAQDWAQASADPQYRAAVVDLLGALAYGELAAFERLAEDAKLAPTLGDKAELAKMASAEFHHYEKLRDRLTEIGAEPTQAMEPFVAALDGFHKQTAPSDWLEGLVKAYVGDSIASDFYREVAARLDSDSRGLVLAVLDDTGHASFAVEKVRAAIDADPRVGGRLALWARRLMGEALSQSQRVVADRDALSTMLVGGVADGFDLAEVGKMFSRITEAHTKRMAALGLAA from the coding sequence GTGCGCTTCATGACGACGCCTGACAACACGCCCGACGCCTCCGACACCGCTGACTCCGCCGTCGAGACCGGCGGCACCGTCGCACACACCGGGGTGGCCGCCCAGGACTGGGCGCAGGCCTCCGCCGATCCGCAGTACCGGGCCGCCGTCGTGGACCTGCTCGGCGCGCTGGCCTACGGGGAGCTGGCGGCGTTCGAGCGGCTGGCGGAGGACGCCAAGCTGGCGCCGACGCTGGGGGACAAGGCGGAGCTGGCGAAGATGGCGTCGGCCGAGTTCCACCACTACGAGAAGCTGCGGGACCGGCTCACCGAGATCGGCGCCGAGCCCACGCAGGCGATGGAGCCGTTCGTCGCCGCTCTGGACGGCTTCCACAAGCAGACGGCGCCCTCGGACTGGCTGGAGGGGCTGGTCAAGGCGTACGTCGGTGACTCGATCGCCAGTGACTTCTACCGGGAGGTCGCCGCGCGGCTCGACTCGGACTCGCGGGGGCTGGTGCTGGCCGTGCTCGACGACACCGGGCACGCGTCGTTCGCCGTGGAGAAGGTGCGGGCTGCCATCGACGCCGACCCGCGTGTGGGTGGGCGGCTCGCGCTGTGGGCGCGGCGCTTGATGGGGGAGGCGCTGTCGCAGTCCCAGCGGGTCGTTGCCGACCGGGATGCGCTGTCCACGATGCTCGTGGGCGGGGTCGCGGACGGGTTCGATCTCGCCGAGGTCGGGAAGATGTTCTCGCGGATCACCGAGGCGCACACCAAGCGGATGGCTGCGCTGGGGCTGGCGGCTTAG
- a CDS encoding DEAD/DEAH box helicase, translating into MTLPVALSGTDVIGQAKTGTGKTLGFGLPLLERVTVPADVEAGRAEPEALTDAPQALVVVPTRELCTQVTNDLLTAGKVRNVRVLAIYGGRAYEPQVEALKKGVDVIVGTPGRLLDLAGQKKLNLKHIKALVLDEADEMLDLGFLPDVEKIINMLPARRQTMLFSATMPGAVIGLARRYMSQPTHIRATAPDDAGATVANTSQHVYRAHNMDKPEMVARILQADGRGLAMVFCRTKRTAADLADQLKQRGFAAGAVHGDLGQGAREQALRAFRNGKVDVLVCTDVAARGIDVEGVTHVINYQSPEEEKTYLHRIGRTGRAGAKGIAITLVDWDDIPRWQLINKALELKFNDPPETYSTSPHLFEELSIPAGTKGVLPRSERTRAGLEAEALEDLGETGGRGARGRGGRGGRDESRSSSPDRERAARTPRRRRRTRGGATLDETSAPAVGSGAPEETAGATTAESVTEPRTPRRRRRTRNGASTEQAVTATSSAPEPADAAEAAVTTAEGPSLGTAEETPAKPRRRRTRKSAEPQATSAQAVTTPEPAATQAVQASEPAAAPAADQVAVADEAPATKPRRRTRKATTAETAVDTAEGTVEAAPQAPEATETKPRRRTRKATAAAEASVDTAEATEAKPKARRTRKTAASAAPAAEIPAQTAQEPEAADAKPRRTRKTAAAAEAAVDTAEAVEAKPKARRTRKATATAEAAVDTAEGTEAKPRRTRKAAATVTEPEATEAKPRRTRKAAVAAEAAVDTAEAVEAKPKARRTRKTAASAATAAEIPAQATQEPTATAEPKATEAPAPRRRTRKAAATVEAADSAAEAKPKVRRARKATAATEPAES; encoded by the coding sequence ATGACCCTCCCCGTCGCCCTTTCCGGCACGGACGTCATCGGCCAGGCCAAGACCGGTACCGGCAAGACGCTGGGCTTCGGTCTCCCGCTCCTGGAGCGCGTCACCGTCCCGGCCGACGTCGAGGCCGGCCGCGCCGAGCCCGAGGCCCTCACCGACGCCCCGCAGGCGCTCGTCGTCGTCCCCACCCGCGAGCTGTGCACGCAGGTCACCAACGACCTGCTGACCGCGGGCAAGGTTCGCAACGTACGCGTCCTCGCCATCTACGGCGGCCGCGCCTACGAGCCCCAGGTCGAGGCCCTGAAGAAGGGCGTCGACGTCATCGTCGGCACCCCGGGCCGACTGCTGGACCTCGCGGGCCAGAAGAAGCTCAACCTCAAGCACATCAAGGCGCTCGTCCTCGACGAGGCCGACGAGATGCTCGACCTGGGCTTCCTGCCCGACGTCGAGAAGATCATCAACATGCTGCCGGCCCGCCGCCAGACCATGCTGTTCTCGGCGACCATGCCGGGCGCGGTCATCGGCCTCGCGCGCCGCTACATGTCGCAGCCCACCCACATCCGCGCCACCGCGCCGGACGACGCCGGCGCCACCGTCGCGAACACCTCGCAGCACGTGTACCGCGCGCACAACATGGACAAGCCCGAGATGGTCGCGCGCATACTGCAGGCCGACGGCCGGGGACTGGCCATGGTCTTCTGCCGTACGAAGCGCACCGCGGCCGACCTCGCCGACCAGCTCAAGCAGCGCGGCTTCGCGGCCGGCGCGGTCCACGGCGACCTCGGCCAGGGCGCCCGTGAGCAGGCCCTGCGCGCCTTCCGCAACGGCAAGGTGGACGTCCTCGTCTGCACCGACGTCGCCGCTCGCGGTATCGACGTCGAGGGCGTGACGCACGTCATCAACTACCAGTCGCCGGAAGAGGAGAAGACGTACCTGCACCGCATCGGCCGCACCGGCCGCGCGGGCGCCAAGGGCATCGCGATCACCCTCGTCGACTGGGACGACATCCCGCGCTGGCAGCTGATCAACAAGGCGCTGGAGCTGAAGTTCAACGACCCGCCGGAGACGTACTCCACGTCCCCGCACCTCTTCGAGGAACTGAGCATCCCCGCGGGCACCAAGGGCGTCCTGCCCCGCTCGGAGCGCACGCGCGCCGGGCTGGAGGCGGAGGCGCTGGAGGACCTCGGCGAGACCGGCGGACGCGGTGCGCGCGGCCGCGGCGGCCGAGGCGGCCGGGACGAGTCCCGCTCGTCCTCGCCGGACCGTGAGCGCGCGGCGCGCACACCGCGTCGCCGCCGCCGTACGCGCGGCGGAGCCACGCTGGACGAGACGTCGGCGCCCGCCGTCGGTTCCGGGGCTCCGGAGGAGACCGCCGGGGCCACCACGGCGGAGTCCGTCACCGAGCCCCGCACCCCGCGCCGCCGTCGCCGCACCCGCAACGGCGCTTCGACGGAGCAGGCCGTGACGGCCACGTCCTCGGCCCCCGAGCCCGCGGACGCCGCGGAGGCGGCCGTCACGACGGCGGAGGGTCCGTCCCTGGGCACCGCCGAGGAGACCCCGGCGAAGCCGCGCCGCCGCCGGACCCGCAAGTCGGCGGAGCCGCAGGCGACTTCGGCTCAGGCCGTGACGACGCCGGAGCCGGCGGCCACGCAGGCCGTGCAGGCGTCCGAGCCTGCTGCGGCTCCTGCGGCCGACCAGGTCGCGGTGGCCGACGAGGCCCCCGCCACCAAGCCGCGCCGCCGCACCCGCAAGGCGACGACGGCGGAGACCGCCGTGGACACGGCCGAGGGCACCGTCGAAGCCGCGCCTCAGGCCCCGGAGGCGACGGAGACCAAGCCGCGCCGCCGGACCCGTAAGGCAACGGCTGCGGCCGAAGCCTCCGTCGACACGGCCGAGGCCACCGAGGCCAAGCCGAAGGCGCGTCGGACCCGCAAGACCGCTGCGTCGGCCGCCCCGGCCGCCGAGATCCCGGCCCAGACCGCCCAGGAGCCGGAGGCCGCCGACGCCAAGCCGCGCCGTACGCGCAAGACGGCCGCCGCGGCCGAGGCCGCCGTCGACACGGCGGAGGCCGTCGAGGCCAAGCCCAAGGCACGCCGTACGCGCAAGGCCACCGCCACCGCCGAGGCCGCCGTTGACACGGCCGAGGGCACGGAGGCGAAGCCGCGCCGTACGCGCAAGGCTGCCGCGACCGTCACCGAGCCGGAAGCCACCGAGGCCAAGCCCCGTCGGACCCGCAAGGCAGCGGTCGCCGCGGAAGCCGCCGTCGACACGGCGGAGGCCGTCGAGGCCAAGCCCAAGGCACGCCGTACCCGCAAGACTGCGGCGTCCGCCGCCACGGCCGCCGAGATCCCGGCCCAGGCCACGCAGGAGCCGACGGCCACTGCGGAGCCGAAGGCCACCGAGGCGCCCGCGCCGCGTCGCCGTACCCGCAAGGCGGCGGCGACCGTGGAGGCCGCCGACAGCGCGGCCGAGGCCAAGCCCAAGGTGCGCCGTGCCCGTAAGGCCACGGCCGCCACGGAGCCCGCGGAGAGCTGA
- a CDS encoding alpha/beta fold hydrolase, whose product MGVLRPTRYPPPVTTQPAFTPPPNVRAYPLHTSRGTFAVVDSPAAPGVEVRGVALLLPGFTGSKEDFTLMHEPLAARGYRTIAVDGRGQHESDGPERDEAPYARGELALDVLAQVAALGTLDAPLHLFGHSLGGQIARAAVLLDHAPFSSLTLMASGPAQISDSQQQRVKLLRDALAVMTMAETWEAILAMGPPEEVGGPARGIGGPDLLRRRWLGTKPAQLLATGRQLTTEPDRVDELAALPLPFHVLSGASDDTWPVPLLDDMAARLNARRTVIPGAEHSPNADQPLRTSEAVADFWDTVDGTDSEV is encoded by the coding sequence ATGGGGGTCCTGCGGCCCACCCGCTACCCTCCCCCCGTGACCACCCAACCCGCCTTCACGCCGCCCCCGAACGTCCGCGCCTACCCCCTCCACACCTCCCGCGGCACCTTCGCCGTCGTCGACTCCCCCGCCGCTCCCGGCGTCGAGGTCCGAGGTGTCGCCCTGCTGCTTCCCGGGTTCACGGGCAGCAAGGAGGACTTCACGCTGATGCACGAGCCACTCGCGGCGCGCGGCTACCGTACGATCGCCGTCGACGGGCGGGGACAGCACGAGTCGGACGGTCCGGAGCGCGACGAAGCGCCGTACGCGCGAGGCGAGTTGGCCCTGGACGTCCTCGCCCAGGTGGCAGCCCTCGGCACTCTGGACGCCCCGCTCCACCTCTTCGGTCACTCCCTCGGCGGCCAGATCGCCCGCGCGGCCGTCCTCCTCGACCACGCCCCGTTCAGCTCGCTCACCCTCATGGCGTCGGGCCCCGCCCAGATCTCCGACTCCCAGCAGCAGCGCGTGAAGCTGCTTCGGGACGCGCTCGCGGTGATGACCATGGCCGAGACCTGGGAGGCGATCCTCGCGATGGGGCCGCCCGAGGAGGTCGGCGGGCCGGCGCGCGGCATCGGCGGCCCGGACCTGCTGCGCCGCCGTTGGCTCGGCACGAAGCCCGCTCAACTCCTCGCCACGGGGCGCCAGTTGACCACGGAGCCGGACCGCGTCGACGAACTCGCGGCCCTCCCGCTCCCGTTCCACGTCCTGTCGGGCGCGAGCGACGACACCTGGCCGGTCCCGCTGCTCGACGACATGGCCGCGCGGCTGAACGCCCGCCGCACCGTCATCCCCGGCGCCGAGCACTCGCCCAACGCCGACCAGCCGCTGCGCACCTCCGAGGCCGTCGCCGACTTCTGGGACACCGTCGACGGGACCGACAGCGAGGTCTAG
- a CDS encoding NYN domain-containing protein translates to MNDDLAALGARIDHTNELLQRMLAEVAKTPSTHAIFVDAGYLYAAAGRLVAGTEDRRAYDLDAEGLIEALIDRARTIFADSRLLRVYWYDGARRRIHTAEQQSIAELPDVKVRLGNLNANNQQKGVDSLIRTDLESLARHRAISDAALLGGDEDLVSAVEAAQGYGARVHLWGIEAPEGRNQAEPLLWEVDSQRTLDLDFFKPYVSRRTAAAYEAAGARPTREDVRFVGAQIAAKWLAARGRESLVELLPGHPYLPGSVDQDLLVEAEGLLQYSLRGQADLRRALRDGFWEHLQAQY, encoded by the coding sequence ATGAACGACGACCTCGCGGCGCTAGGCGCCCGCATCGACCACACCAACGAGCTGCTGCAACGCATGCTCGCCGAGGTGGCGAAGACGCCCTCGACCCATGCGATCTTCGTCGACGCGGGCTATCTCTACGCGGCCGCGGGACGGCTGGTCGCCGGGACGGAGGACCGCAGGGCCTACGACCTGGACGCCGAGGGGCTGATCGAGGCGCTCATCGACCGGGCGCGCACGATCTTCGCGGACAGCAGGCTGCTGCGGGTCTACTGGTACGACGGCGCCAGGCGCCGCATCCATACGGCGGAACAGCAGTCGATCGCCGAGCTCCCCGACGTGAAGGTCCGCCTGGGAAACCTCAACGCCAACAACCAGCAGAAGGGCGTCGACTCGCTGATCAGGACCGACCTGGAGTCCCTGGCCAGGCACCGCGCCATCAGCGACGCGGCCCTGCTCGGCGGTGACGAGGACCTGGTGTCGGCGGTCGAGGCCGCGCAGGGGTACGGGGCGCGGGTGCACCTGTGGGGCATCGAGGCGCCGGAAGGACGCAATCAGGCCGAGCCCCTGCTCTGGGAGGTCGACAGCCAGCGCACCCTCGACCTCGACTTCTTCAAGCCCTACGTCTCCCGGCGCACGGCCGCGGCGTACGAGGCCGCGGGGGCCCGGCCGACGCGGGAGGACGTCCGGTTCGTCGGCGCCCAGATCGCGGCGAAGTGGCTCGCGGCGCGGGGGCGGGAGTCACTCGTGGAGCTGCTGCCGGGGCATCCGTATCTGCCCGGGTCCGTCGACCAGGACCTGCTGGTGGAGGCCGAGGGGCTGCTGCAGTACTCCCTGCGCGGTCAGGCGGATCTGCGGCGGGCGCTGCGGGACGGCTTCTGGGAGCACCTGCAGGCGCAGTACTAG
- a CDS encoding MarC family protein, protein MFDLAVFGSLFLTLFVIMDPPGITPIFLALTAGRPAKVQKRMAFQAVCVAGGVITVFGLLGHQILNYLHVSVPALMIAGGLLLLLIALDLLTGKTDEPKQTKDVNVALVPLGMPLLAGPGAIVSVILAVQKADSAAMQVSVWAAILAIHVVLWLVMRYSLLIIRVIKDGGVVLVTRLAGMMLSAIAVQQIINGVTQVIQGA, encoded by the coding sequence ATGTTCGACCTCGCCGTCTTCGGCTCCCTCTTCCTGACCCTCTTCGTCATCATGGATCCCCCCGGGATCACCCCGATCTTCCTCGCGCTCACCGCCGGCCGGCCGGCCAAGGTGCAGAAGCGGATGGCCTTCCAGGCCGTCTGCGTGGCGGGCGGTGTGATCACGGTCTTCGGGCTTCTCGGCCACCAGATCCTCAACTACCTGCACGTCTCCGTCCCCGCGCTGATGATCGCGGGCGGGCTGCTGCTCCTGCTGATCGCGCTCGACCTGCTCACCGGCAAGACGGACGAGCCCAAGCAGACCAAGGACGTGAACGTCGCCCTCGTCCCCCTGGGCATGCCGCTGCTCGCCGGGCCGGGTGCCATCGTCTCGGTCATCCTCGCCGTGCAGAAGGCCGACAGCGCCGCCATGCAGGTGTCGGTGTGGGCGGCAATCCTCGCCATCCACGTCGTGCTGTGGCTGGTGATGCGGTACTCGCTGCTGATCATCCGGGTCATCAAGGACGGCGGCGTGGTCCTCGTGACGCGGCTCGCGGGCATGATGCTGTCGGCGATCGCGGTGCAGCAGATCATCAACGGCGTCACCCAGGTGATCCAGGGCGCCTGA
- a CDS encoding PHP domain-containing protein, with translation MRIDLHTHSTASDGTDTPAELVLGAAAAGLDVVALTDHDTTRGYAEAIAALPEGLTLVTGAELSCRIDGISMHMLAYLFDPEESALLAERELVRDDRVPRAQGMVAKLNALGVPVTWEQVLRIAGEGSVGRPHVASALVELGVVPTVGDAFTEDWLADGGRAFVEKHETDPFEAIRLIKAAGGVAVFAHPAASKRGRTVPESSIADLAAAGLDGIEVDHMDHDPDTRARLRGLAKELGLLTTGSSDYHGSRKTCVLGEYTTDPEVYGEITRRATGAFPVPGTGGV, from the coding sequence GTGCGCATCGATCTGCACACCCACTCCACCGCTTCCGACGGCACCGACACCCCCGCTGAGCTGGTGCTGGGCGCCGCCGCGGCCGGACTGGACGTCGTAGCGCTCACCGACCACGACACCACCCGCGGATATGCCGAGGCCATCGCCGCGCTGCCGGAGGGGCTCACCCTCGTCACCGGCGCCGAGCTGTCCTGCCGTATCGACGGGATCAGCATGCACATGCTGGCCTACCTTTTCGACCCCGAGGAGTCCGCGCTGCTCGCCGAGCGCGAGCTGGTGCGCGACGACCGGGTGCCCCGGGCCCAGGGCATGGTCGCCAAGCTCAACGCGCTCGGCGTGCCCGTCACCTGGGAGCAGGTGCTGCGGATCGCCGGTGAGGGCTCGGTCGGGCGGCCGCACGTCGCCTCCGCGCTGGTCGAGCTCGGAGTCGTACCGACCGTCGGCGACGCCTTCACCGAGGACTGGCTGGCCGACGGCGGCCGGGCCTTCGTGGAGAAGCACGAGACCGACCCGTTCGAGGCGATCCGGCTGATCAAGGCCGCGGGCGGCGTCGCCGTCTTCGCGCACCCCGCCGCGAGCAAGCGGGGCCGTACGGTCCCGGAGTCCTCGATCGCGGACCTGGCCGCGGCCGGGCTCGACGGCATCGAGGTCGACCACATGGACCACGACCCCGACACGCGTGCGCGGCTGCGCGGGCTCGCCAAGGAGCTCGGGCTGCTGACGACCGGGTCCAGCGACTACCACGGCAGCCGCAAGACGTGCGTGCTCGGCGAGTACACGACGGACCCCGAGGTGTACGGCGAGATCACGCGGCGGGCCACCGGGGCGTTTCCCGTGCCGGGGACCGGCGGGGTCTGA